Proteins from a single region of Pleurocapsa minor HA4230-MV1:
- a CDS encoding class I SAM-dependent methyltransferase, which translates to MKQIIGRIKTKIEQYLLKNSSRVYLYNCNQEFASKLKPNSLVLDAGAGNAPYQELFANFNYETADKFDSSCKYVCDLVAIPVQDERFDYIVCNQVLEHLPEPKQALKELCRVLKTGGEIICTTPFFYEEHLQPNDFYRYTQFGHAYLFKEAGFEVEKIEWLEGYFGTLAYQLEVAYRSLPSALTSIVKNWFGLVLSPFLILCKVLFLLLSAIFYRLDLKVKFTSNGHPKNYVIIAKKV; encoded by the coding sequence CGAGTTTATCTATATAATTGTAATCAAGAATTTGCCTCTAAACTCAAACCTAATAGCTTAGTTTTAGATGCTGGAGCGGGTAATGCACCTTATCAAGAATTATTTGCTAATTTTAACTATGAAACTGCCGATAAATTTGATTCTTCTTGTAAATATGTATGCGATTTAGTTGCTATTCCAGTTCAAGATGAAAGATTTGATTATATAGTCTGTAATCAGGTTTTAGAACATTTGCCAGAACCAAAACAGGCTTTAAAAGAATTATGTAGAGTTTTAAAAACTGGGGGAGAAATTATTTGTACCACTCCCTTTTTTTACGAAGAGCATTTACAACCGAATGATTTCTATCGCTATACTCAATTTGGTCATGCTTATTTATTTAAGGAGGCTGGATTTGAAGTAGAAAAAATTGAGTGGCTCGAAGGTTATTTTGGCACACTTGCTTATCAATTGGAAGTGGCTTATAGATCTCTACCGAGCGCCCTCACTAGCATAGTCAAAAATTGGTTTGGCTTGGTATTATCTCCTTTTTTGATCTTATGCAAAGTTTTATTTTTGCTGTTGTCAGCTATTTTTTACCGCCTCGATCTTAAAGTAAAATTTACTTCTAATGGTCATCCCAAAAATTATGTAATTATCGCTAAAAAAGTTTAA